A genomic segment from Thiomicrorhabdus aquaedulcis encodes:
- the istB gene encoding IS21-like element helper ATPase IstB yields MDNLTASLPLMLKQLKLATMVGQWDALGQKAVKEQWSPQQYLSELCHIELATREDKRLQRLLKDAKLPMSKNLGNFDFSLVEGVNKPLVAQFIEQTYWLKLGANILLFGASGLGKTHIASSIGYGLIEQGYKVKFMAASAIVQQLQQAKQHLRLQDELLKLDKYPLLIVDDVGYVRKTEQETSVLFELIAHRYERHSLIMTSNKSFEQWDELFDDSTMTIAAIDRLVHHATIIHCEGESYRRKIAMSNGK; encoded by the coding sequence ATGGATAACCTAACCGCCTCATTGCCTTTAATGCTCAAGCAACTGAAGCTTGCAACCATGGTTGGACAGTGGGACGCACTTGGCCAAAAAGCGGTAAAAGAACAGTGGAGCCCACAGCAATACTTATCTGAGCTTTGTCATATCGAACTGGCGACACGTGAGGATAAGCGCCTACAGCGCCTTTTAAAAGACGCTAAGTTACCGATGAGTAAAAACCTTGGCAACTTCGACTTCAGTCTTGTTGAGGGCGTCAACAAGCCGCTTGTTGCCCAGTTCATTGAGCAAACCTATTGGTTGAAGCTTGGCGCGAACATTTTGTTGTTCGGGGCCAGTGGCCTTGGGAAAACCCATATCGCCAGCAGCATTGGTTATGGCCTGATCGAGCAAGGTTATAAAGTGAAGTTTATGGCCGCCTCAGCCATTGTTCAACAACTCCAACAAGCCAAGCAGCACTTACGTTTGCAGGACGAGCTTCTGAAGCTCGATAAATACCCATTACTGATTGTTGATGACGTGGGTTATGTTCGCAAAACCGAACAAGAAACCAGTGTCCTCTTTGAGCTCATTGCGCATCGCTATGAGCGACACAGCCTGATCATGACATCGAATAAATCGTTCGAACAATGGGATGAACTTTTTGATGATTCAACGATGACCATCGCAGCCATCGACCGACTGGTTCATCATGCAACGATTATTCATTGTGAAGGTGAAAGCTACCGACGCAAAATAGCCATGAGTAACGGTAAATAA
- a CDS encoding EAL domain-containing protein gives MSLNTLDDFGTGYSTLRYLKDLPVNTIKIDKSFVMDMLNDKASLSIIEASLGLASAFHCNVIAEGVETIEHGVLLLQLGCNQAQGYVIAKPMPATEVPNWVLQYKGFEEWKIYNI, from the coding sequence TTGTCGCTTAATACTTTAGACGATTTTGGAACTGGGTATTCTACTCTCAGATATTTAAAAGATTTACCGGTTAATACGATAAAAATAGATAAAAGTTTTGTGATGGACATGCTTAATGACAAAGCCAGTTTATCCATAATAGAAGCCTCTTTAGGGTTGGCCTCTGCCTTTCATTGCAACGTTATTGCTGAGGGTGTCGAAACCATAGAGCACGGCGTATTGTTATTGCAACTGGGTTGTAATCAAGCCCAAGGTTACGTCATAGCCAAACCAATGCCAGCAACCGAAGTGCCCAACTGGGTGTTGCAGTATAAGGGCTTTGAGGAATGGAAAATTTACAATATATAA
- a CDS encoding universal stress protein: MTHSHSAQTEPKKWIMACIDDSSLSNAVVDYAAWLAQAFGQPLEVLHTLEHPIQHNSHNHSGNLTPNQQEWLTKSLSEEDQVLNKQRIQHGKDILANAQLRLTDFQQQATQQGLNGLVEYVTKQRHGTLTDTLTDLQDNIKVLVLGMNGTQSQTIKDANKSANTIGSQIEAAIKLLHKPVLIVNQMFSTPNSIMLAFNDTPGAHLALEMICASPLCKTLKVHAVHVTDNLQKGQILIEQARQKLTTAGVTFQTALLQGQAHTALLDYQQQHNLDLTVMGAFNHGKLHTLLFGSVTAKMLQHTQKPLLLLR; this comes from the coding sequence ATGACACATTCACATTCGGCACAGACTGAGCCAAAAAAATGGATTATGGCCTGTATTGACGACTCTTCCTTAAGCAACGCGGTGGTAGATTACGCCGCATGGCTAGCACAAGCGTTTGGGCAACCATTAGAGGTGTTACACACCCTAGAGCATCCAATCCAGCACAACAGCCACAATCACTCAGGCAACTTAACCCCCAATCAACAAGAGTGGTTAACCAAAAGTCTGTCTGAAGAAGACCAAGTCCTTAATAAACAACGCATTCAACACGGCAAAGACATATTAGCCAATGCACAATTACGCCTAACCGACTTTCAACAACAGGCAACACAACAAGGCTTAAACGGCCTTGTTGAATACGTTACAAAACAACGTCATGGCACGCTAACCGACACCCTAACCGACCTACAAGACAACATTAAAGTCTTAGTATTGGGCATGAACGGCACACAAAGCCAAACCATCAAGGATGCAAACAAGTCGGCTAACACCATTGGTTCACAAATTGAAGCCGCCATTAAACTATTGCACAAACCCGTCTTAATTGTGAACCAAATGTTTAGCACGCCCAACTCCATTATGCTGGCCTTTAACGACACCCCTGGCGCACACTTGGCTTTAGAGATGATTTGCGCCAGTCCACTGTGCAAAACCCTAAAGGTGCACGCAGTGCACGTCACAGACAACCTTCAAAAAGGTCAAATACTGATTGAGCAAGCCAGACAAAAACTCACGACCGCAGGCGTAACCTTTCAAACCGCGCTGCTGCAAGGCCAAGCACACACCGCCCTACTTGACTACCAACAGCAACACAACCTAGACCTAACCGTAATGGGCGCGTTTAACCACGGTAAACTGCATACCCTACTGTTTGGCAGTGTTACCGCCAAAATGCTCCAGCACACCCAAAAACCGCTGCTACTGCTTCGTTAA
- a CDS encoding ArsJ-associated glyceraldehyde-3-phosphate dehydrogenase, which yields MTIKVAINGFGRMGRLGLRVAFDWAELEFVHINETATDAYGSTHLLNFDSAHGRWHHEAVEDADQIIINGHAISYSTNKDIADTDWGALGVDVVLECTGKFRTRESLQPYFDQGVKQVIVAAPMKEGVKNIVMGINDAIFVAGEDCIVTAASCTTNCIAPVIKVLHEKIGIKHGMITTLHNRTNTQKVVDHGHKDLRRARSSFESLIPTSTGSATAIGTIFPELNGKLNGIAVRVPLMNASLTDLVMEMSRPTSVDEVNNLFKEASETYLQGILGYETRPLVSVDYEGESCSSVIDALSTMVVNDTQVKVLAWYDNEIGYMLRMMELTVKVGHANQAL from the coding sequence ATGACCATTAAAGTAGCCATTAACGGCTTTGGCCGCATGGGGCGTTTAGGATTACGCGTGGCGTTTGACTGGGCTGAGCTCGAATTTGTCCACATTAACGAAACCGCCACCGATGCTTACGGCTCAACACACTTGCTTAACTTTGATTCGGCACACGGTCGCTGGCACCATGAGGCGGTTGAAGACGCTGATCAAATCATTATTAACGGTCATGCCATCAGTTACTCAACTAACAAAGACATTGCCGACACAGATTGGGGCGCGTTAGGAGTGGACGTGGTTTTAGAATGCACTGGCAAATTTCGCACCCGCGAAAGCTTGCAACCCTACTTTGACCAAGGGGTTAAACAAGTCATTGTGGCCGCGCCCATGAAAGAAGGCGTTAAAAACATTGTAATGGGCATCAACGACGCTATTTTTGTAGCCGGTGAAGATTGCATTGTGACCGCAGCATCGTGCACCACCAATTGCATTGCCCCAGTGATTAAGGTTTTGCACGAAAAAATTGGCATTAAACACGGCATGATTACCACTTTGCACAACCGTACCAACACCCAAAAAGTAGTTGATCACGGCCATAAAGATTTACGTCGCGCACGTTCGAGTTTTGAGTCACTGATTCCCACCTCAACCGGTTCGGCTACGGCGATTGGTACTATTTTTCCGGAGCTTAACGGCAAACTTAACGGCATTGCGGTGCGTGTACCGTTAATGAACGCCTCGCTCACCGATTTGGTCATGGAGATGAGCCGCCCTACCAGCGTGGACGAAGTGAATAATTTGTTTAAAGAGGCCTCAGAAACCTATTTGCAAGGCATTTTAGGGTATGAGACTCGCCCGTTGGTGTCAGTCGATTACGAGGGCGAGTCGTGTTCATCGGTGATTGATGCCCTATCTACTATGGTGGTTAACGACACTCAAGTAAAAGTCTTAGCGTGGTACGACAATGAAATTGGCTACATGCTAAGAATGATGGAGCTAACGGTTAAAGTCGGACACGCCAACCAAGCGTTGTAA
- a CDS encoding SulP family inorganic anion transporter encodes MLFSSTRQDWLGNVRGDILAGIVVALALVPEAIAFSIIAGVDPKVGLYASFAIAVIIAIVGGRAGMISAATAATALLMITLVKDHGLEYLLAASVLAGVLQILAGYLNLHTLISFISRSVMVGFLNALAILIFMAQLPELTNVTWHVYALTALGLAIIYLFPYVPKLGKIIPSPLVTIVVLTALVVYMGIDVRTIGDMGELPDTLPIFLWPDVPMTLETLWIILPYSVAIAIVGLLESLMTAQVLDEMTDTDSDKKRECKGQGVANIGSGLMGGMAGCAMIGQSIINVKSGGRGRLSTMTAGVVLLIMVVFVSDWLAIIPMAALVAVMIMVSIGTFNWNSIVEIRTNPLPATIVMLTTVIVTVGTHNLAFGVISGVVLAALFMASRLREFMLVEKTFDEATQTQTYTVIGQVFFNSTEKFTQYFDFKEVVDKVVIDVHRAHFWDISAVYALDKVVLKLRREGVDVEIIGLNQASETLMDKFAVHDKPEKIEKMMGGH; translated from the coding sequence ATGTTATTTTCTTCTACCCGACAAGACTGGCTAGGCAATGTCCGTGGTGACATTTTAGCCGGTATTGTGGTCGCATTGGCGCTGGTGCCCGAAGCCATTGCGTTTTCAATTATTGCCGGTGTTGACCCCAAAGTAGGCTTATACGCCTCGTTTGCAATTGCGGTGATTATCGCCATCGTCGGCGGTCGTGCTGGGATGATTTCAGCCGCCACCGCCGCTACTGCATTGCTGATGATTACCCTGGTAAAAGATCATGGTTTAGAATACTTATTGGCCGCCAGCGTATTGGCTGGGGTTTTGCAAATTTTAGCCGGCTATTTAAATTTACACACGCTCATTAGTTTTATATCACGCTCGGTCATGGTGGGATTTTTAAACGCCTTGGCCATTCTTATTTTTATGGCGCAACTTCCCGAACTCACCAACGTTACCTGGCACGTTTACGCGTTAACGGCGCTGGGTTTAGCCATTATTTATCTGTTTCCGTACGTACCTAAACTGGGCAAAATCATTCCTTCACCACTGGTCACCATTGTCGTGCTCACCGCGTTGGTGGTCTACATGGGCATAGACGTACGCACCATTGGTGACATGGGCGAACTGCCCGACACCCTGCCCATCTTTTTATGGCCTGACGTCCCCATGACCCTAGAAACGTTATGGATTATTCTGCCCTACTCGGTCGCCATCGCCATTGTAGGACTGCTTGAATCGCTTATGACCGCACAAGTGCTCGACGAGATGACCGACACCGACAGCGACAAAAAACGCGAATGCAAAGGTCAGGGCGTGGCCAATATCGGTTCTGGTTTAATGGGCGGCATGGCCGGTTGCGCCATGATTGGTCAATCTATCATTAACGTAAAATCAGGTGGTCGCGGCCGTTTATCCACCATGACAGCCGGCGTGGTGCTGCTCATTATGGTGGTTTTTGTGAGCGATTGGCTGGCCATTATTCCCATGGCCGCACTGGTGGCGGTAATGATTATGGTGTCCATTGGCACGTTTAACTGGAACTCAATCGTTGAAATACGAACCAACCCCCTGCCTGCCACCATTGTTATGCTCACCACGGTCATCGTCACCGTCGGAACGCACAACTTAGCGTTTGGCGTCATTAGCGGCGTCGTACTCGCGGCCTTGTTTATGGCCAGTCGCTTACGCGAATTTATGCTGGTTGAAAAAACCTTTGATGAAGCCACCCAAACCCAAACGTATACGGTGATTGGCCAAGTATTTTTTAACTCAACCGAGAAATTCACCCAATACTTTGACTTTAAAGAAGTGGTCGATAAAGTGGTTATAGACGTGCATCGCGCCCATTTTTGGGACATCAGTGCCGTGTACGCGCTAGACAAAGTGGTGTTAAAGCTACGCCGCGAAGGCGTTGATGTAGAGATTATTGGTCTCAATCAAGCCAGTGAAACTCTAATGGATAAGTTTGCCGTACACGACAAACCCGAAAAAATAGAAAAAATGATGGGAGGTCACTAA
- a CDS encoding IS3 family transposase, which yields MDEHKAHYGVCRLCRLMDLKRSSYTSYLQSQPERAKKQAQQQKRLNELDQHITKMVEDYKNTIGARRIKTALKRKHKLIVSRRHIIERMNALELKVVTRQRYRNRNVAAIDDDRIAANVLKREFNVKGPNQKWVADISYIRTLEGWQYLAVFIDLYSRRVVGWAMDKHMSAQLVKTALMRALWSRKPKRGLIIHTDQGSQFVSKAYRNVLKHWGIKPSMSRRGNCWDNAVVESFFASLKKERVYRTTYSTGKEALYDVTEYIGWYNHKRMHSTNDDYSPVEYENQWIKAMKDLDKKWASLCTKKG from the coding sequence ATAGACGAACATAAAGCCCACTATGGAGTGTGCCGACTGTGCCGATTAATGGATCTCAAACGCAGTAGTTACACCAGTTATCTTCAATCGCAGCCTGAGCGCGCCAAAAAGCAAGCTCAGCAACAGAAGAGATTAAACGAACTAGATCAGCACATCACGAAGATGGTCGAGGACTACAAAAACACCATTGGTGCGCGACGCATTAAAACCGCCCTCAAGCGCAAGCATAAGCTCATCGTCAGTCGCCGACATATTATTGAGCGTATGAACGCCTTAGAGTTAAAAGTCGTCACACGCCAGCGTTACCGTAATCGCAATGTGGCGGCCATTGACGATGACCGGATTGCGGCCAATGTACTCAAGCGCGAATTTAATGTTAAAGGGCCGAATCAAAAATGGGTCGCCGACATTAGCTATATCCGCACGCTGGAAGGCTGGCAATATCTAGCCGTGTTTATCGATCTTTATTCACGCCGAGTGGTTGGCTGGGCTATGGATAAACACATGAGTGCCCAACTGGTGAAAACCGCTTTAATGAGAGCGTTGTGGAGCCGAAAGCCCAAGCGCGGGTTGATTATTCATACGGATCAAGGCAGTCAGTTTGTCTCCAAGGCCTATCGTAACGTGCTCAAACACTGGGGCATAAAACCCAGCATGAGCCGTCGCGGAAACTGTTGGGATAATGCGGTGGTAGAGAGTTTTTTTGCTTCTTTGAAAAAGGAACGAGTGTATCGGACAACCTACAGCACGGGTAAAGAAGCATTGTACGATGTGACCGAATATATTGGTTGGTACAACCACAAAAGAATGCACAGTACCAATGACGATTACTCGCCAGTAGAGTATGAAAATCAATGGATCAAAGCCATGAAGGACTTAGATAAAAAATGGGCGTCTTTGTGTACGAAAAAGGGTTGA
- a CDS encoding diguanylate cyclase has product MIIVVSSVIVVMGIKSYLSYKETKAMILSDLKTESAISLSALQNNLAHFMESYAVNEYEKLITNEMEKKNFIGILVEDFNMGSLLNQPAYKTGSIKNAEWHVTSLEKEPSLTEHIFATCFYKDQAEIYSQKGVKLGLVSICSTDKFVTEELEGLVVESAWEAILVSLLMITLLLYSIRFFLLNPIFNIVTNIQNTSKDGLPINKMLAKGAIEVISLSKGINKMIDTIKKSRKELKEEKERFELAIEGSQDGLWDWHVPSGKVYHSKRFETMLEYSGHELSDTIEAWTSLLHPDDVKTAMKNVNDYFDSKGSSVYHSNFRMKTKNGGWRWISGRGKAVFDDAGHPIRFVGFNTDITNQVEHQKQLDHTAKHDVLTGLPNRFLFNEMIEKSMAYAFRNQKLLAVLFIDLDGFKEVNDLYGHDMGDCLLKEVAKIIHKTIRIEDIAARLGGDEFVLALTDLDTKEHVNVILNRLLTGLAREVICYDNNKTGLMVSASIGVSFYPQAFDIGSQALLRQADQAMYKAKSAGKNRYHIYNIAEDNALKIHLEQIGHLKKALASNEFVLHYQPKVNLRTSQVVGVEALIRWQHPTDGLVYPDSFLPSMNQETQLMLGLSHWVVEQAVAQLSKWIDDDINLVMSINISSHDLNDRSFEKFLNRVISRYPNVKPSHIELEVLESTALEDSSQARELILATQSSGMKVALDYTASITLSGLASIILAG; this is encoded by the coding sequence ATGATTATTGTCGTCAGTTCGGTCATTGTCGTTATGGGCATTAAATCCTATTTGTCTTATAAAGAGACCAAGGCGATGATTTTAAGTGACCTTAAAACGGAATCTGCCATTTCACTGTCGGCACTGCAAAATAATTTAGCGCACTTTATGGAGTCGTATGCGGTTAATGAGTATGAAAAATTAATTACCAATGAAATGGAAAAAAAGAATTTTATCGGTATTTTAGTTGAAGATTTTAATATGGGCAGCTTACTTAACCAGCCCGCCTATAAAACTGGCAGTATCAAGAATGCAGAATGGCACGTCACGAGCCTAGAAAAAGAGCCTTCACTAACAGAGCATATATTTGCAACCTGCTTTTATAAAGACCAAGCTGAAATTTACTCTCAAAAGGGGGTTAAACTCGGTTTAGTTTCGATTTGCAGTACCGATAAGTTTGTTACAGAAGAGCTTGAAGGTTTAGTTGTAGAAAGTGCCTGGGAGGCTATTTTAGTCTCTCTTCTTATGATTACTTTACTTCTTTATAGCATTCGATTTTTCTTGCTCAACCCTATTTTTAATATTGTGACCAATATTCAGAATACCTCCAAAGACGGCCTGCCGATTAATAAAATGCTAGCAAAAGGGGCGATTGAGGTCATATCGCTTTCAAAAGGTATCAATAAAATGATTGATACCATCAAAAAATCAAGAAAAGAGCTAAAAGAAGAAAAAGAACGTTTTGAGTTGGCCATTGAGGGGAGTCAGGACGGTTTGTGGGATTGGCATGTGCCATCGGGCAAGGTATATCACTCTAAACGTTTTGAAACCATGCTGGAATATAGCGGCCATGAGTTGTCGGATACGATTGAGGCTTGGACGTCATTATTACATCCCGATGATGTAAAGACCGCAATGAAAAATGTTAATGACTATTTTGACTCTAAAGGTAGCTCTGTTTATCACAGCAATTTTAGAATGAAAACCAAAAACGGCGGATGGCGTTGGATATCGGGTCGAGGTAAAGCAGTTTTTGATGATGCTGGCCATCCGATTCGATTTGTTGGCTTTAATACCGATATCACAAATCAAGTAGAGCACCAAAAACAGTTAGACCATACCGCAAAACATGATGTGCTTACAGGGTTGCCAAACCGATTTTTATTTAATGAAATGATAGAAAAGTCAATGGCTTATGCTTTTCGTAATCAAAAGTTATTGGCGGTTCTTTTTATTGATTTAGATGGTTTTAAAGAAGTTAATGATCTTTATGGTCACGATATGGGTGACTGCCTACTAAAAGAGGTCGCTAAAATAATCCATAAAACGATTCGTATAGAAGATATTGCGGCTCGCTTAGGCGGAGATGAGTTTGTTCTTGCGCTCACAGACCTAGATACCAAAGAGCATGTAAACGTCATACTTAATCGATTACTCACAGGTTTAGCTCGTGAAGTAATTTGTTATGACAACAATAAAACGGGTCTTATGGTTTCGGCAAGTATAGGCGTTAGTTTTTATCCACAAGCCTTTGATATTGGCTCACAGGCTCTGCTACGACAGGCTGACCAGGCCATGTATAAAGCCAAATCAGCAGGCAAAAACCGCTATCATATTTATAATATTGCAGAAGATAATGCATTAAAGATTCATTTAGAACAAATAGGCCATTTAAAAAAGGCGTTAGCTTCAAATGAGTTTGTGCTCCACTATCAACCCAAAGTTAATTTACGTACAAGCCAGGTGGTTGGGGTTGAAGCCTTAATAAGGTGGCAACATCCTACGGATGGTTTGGTCTATCCTGATAGCTTTTTACCCTCAATGAATCAAGAAACTCAACTCATGTTAGGTTTAAGCCATTGGGTTGTAGAGCAAGCGGTTGCCCAATTGTCAAAGTGGATAGACGATGACATTAATTTAGTCATGAGCATTAATATTAGTTCCCATGACTTAAATGACAGAAGTTTTGAAAAGTTTTTAAATAGGGTAATCTCTCGTTATCCCAATGTAAAGCCAAGTCATATTGAACTCGAAGTTTTAGAAAGTACCGCTTTAGAAGACTCTTCTCAGGCACGTGAACTTATATTGGCCACGCAATCTTCTGGTATGAAAGTGGCTTTAGACTATACAGCGTCAATTACTTTGTCCGGTCTAGCGTCAATTATCTTGGCCGGTTGA
- a CDS encoding transposase — translation MKHQKRYDDQLKQQAIEMALEGSKSVAQIARDLDIKDNTLYGWVDKHRRDNPDKASTKLVVAIPVDLEAQNRKLKRELARALEDVELLKKAAAYFAVHK, via the coding sequence ATGAAACATCAAAAACGCTATGACGACCAACTCAAACAGCAAGCCATTGAAATGGCGCTAGAAGGTTCAAAATCCGTGGCACAAATCGCCCGAGATTTAGACATAAAAGACAACACTCTTTACGGTTGGGTTGATAAACATCGTCGTGATAATCCTGATAAAGCTTCAACTAAACTGGTTGTCGCAATACCAGTCGATTTAGAGGCACAGAACCGCAAACTCAAACGCGAACTCGCTCGTGCATTGGAGGACGTTGAACTCCTAAAAAAGGCGGCGGCGTACTTTGCGGTTCACAAGTAG
- the istA gene encoding IS21 family transposase, with translation MPGIRISDQQVTIYMKSRKHNSQVIAAAKAGISERTARRIDKQNEQKTANQRQWRTRKDPLDSIWDSIVVPMLQVDESITPVGLFDHLCEFHTDKFKPSSRRTLERRIHKWRAFHGAGREVIFIQTHEYGVLGICDFTHVQSPVTIAGEPLKHMLFHYRMPASGWAYAQVIYGGESFAAFSDGLQKAFKTAGGVPKVVRTDSLSAAYRNHSNDDDLTERFSELVTHYGFKATRNNRGIAHENGAIESPHGHLKSQIEQALKIRGHYDFKNREAYETFITDIVARRNRRISDKYLLEQRQLQALPRVMSVNYTEHYLSVSRTSTIALKRVTYSVPSRLIGSRLLVRLYDNRLELFYSTDLIQTLERVYAVKGERARHINYVHVIDALVKKPMAFRHSQLRDDLLPDDNYKAIWQYVDENLLADKASYYMVKLLHLAKQSGCERQLGRFVAAEIAQRQLPAIRECEAQFLVIEPNILKMTVKQHSLSAYSRMIPGGLHG, from the coding sequence GTGCCGGGAATAAGAATCTCAGATCAACAGGTCACAATTTATATGAAAAGTAGAAAGCATAATAGCCAAGTTATCGCGGCGGCCAAAGCCGGTATTTCAGAGCGAACAGCTAGGCGAATTGATAAACAAAACGAACAAAAAACGGCCAATCAACGCCAATGGCGAACCCGCAAAGATCCGCTTGATTCTATTTGGGACAGCATCGTTGTTCCTATGCTTCAAGTCGATGAATCGATTACACCGGTTGGTCTGTTCGATCACCTTTGCGAGTTTCACACCGATAAATTTAAGCCGAGTTCACGGCGAACACTTGAGCGACGCATTCATAAATGGCGAGCGTTTCATGGCGCGGGGAGAGAGGTGATATTCATCCAGACCCATGAATACGGAGTATTGGGGATCTGTGATTTCACGCACGTTCAGTCGCCTGTTACGATTGCAGGTGAGCCGCTAAAACACATGCTATTTCATTACCGTATGCCCGCCAGTGGCTGGGCTTATGCGCAAGTGATTTACGGCGGTGAAAGCTTCGCCGCCTTCTCGGATGGTTTGCAAAAGGCTTTTAAGACCGCAGGTGGCGTTCCTAAGGTCGTTCGAACGGACAGTCTCAGTGCCGCTTATCGGAACCACTCAAATGATGACGATTTAACCGAGCGCTTCAGCGAGCTTGTTACCCATTATGGGTTTAAAGCCACACGCAACAATCGCGGGATCGCTCATGAGAACGGCGCGATTGAGAGCCCTCATGGACACCTCAAATCACAGATCGAGCAAGCCTTGAAAATCCGAGGCCATTACGACTTTAAAAATCGTGAGGCCTATGAAACCTTTATAACAGACATTGTTGCTCGGCGTAATCGCCGCATCAGTGATAAATATTTACTTGAGCAGCGACAATTACAAGCATTACCACGGGTCATGAGCGTCAATTACACCGAGCATTACCTGAGCGTATCGCGCACGAGCACCATCGCACTAAAGCGGGTGACCTATAGCGTGCCTTCACGACTGATCGGTAGCCGATTATTGGTTCGCCTCTACGACAACCGATTAGAATTATTTTATAGCACGGATTTGATTCAAACACTTGAGCGGGTTTACGCAGTTAAGGGAGAACGCGCACGTCATATTAACTATGTACATGTCATTGACGCACTGGTTAAAAAGCCTATGGCATTCCGTCACTCACAGTTGCGTGACGACTTACTGCCGGACGACAATTACAAGGCCATCTGGCAATACGTTGATGAGAACCTTTTGGCGGATAAAGCCAGCTATTACATGGTAAAACTGCTGCATTTAGCCAAACAAAGTGGTTGTGAGCGTCAATTAGGGCGTTTTGTGGCCGCCGAAATCGCTCAGCGACAATTACCGGCCATCCGGGAGTGTGAAGCGCAGTTTTTGGTCATTGAACCGAACATCCTAAAGATGACGGTCAAACAACACAGCTTGAGCGCTTACAGCCGCATGATACCTGGAGGTCTACATGGATAA
- a CDS encoding site-specific integrase: MKCDPPFIKLLKEPKKRVRWLTESETQRLIMALSPHLADMVIFSLETGLRESNVTLLRWEQVDLSQRIVYIEGDDILKSEKAFVVPLSEIAINVIKRQVGKHSKNVFTYKGNPIRRANTKSFKNACEQVGIENLRWHDLRHTWATWHIQRGTPLEVLQELGGWSDFKMVKRYAHFTHQHLQKYVNRNPTNASTNIPTLRKFGQ, translated from the coding sequence GTGAAATGCGACCCACCATTTATAAAACTCTTGAAGGAACCTAAAAAGCGAGTTCGCTGGCTGACAGAGAGCGAAACACAAAGGCTGATTATGGCGTTATCGCCCCACTTGGCAGATATGGTCATCTTCTCATTAGAAACAGGCCTGAGAGAATCCAACGTCACCCTGCTCCGCTGGGAACAAGTAGACCTCTCGCAACGCATTGTCTATATTGAGGGTGATGACATACTCAAAAGTGAAAAAGCCTTTGTAGTGCCGTTATCGGAGATTGCGATCAATGTTATTAAAAGACAAGTCGGTAAACACTCTAAGAATGTATTCACCTATAAGGGGAATCCTATTCGGCGGGCAAATACCAAGTCTTTTAAAAATGCTTGTGAGCAAGTAGGCATTGAAAACCTAAGATGGCATGACTTACGTCATACATGGGCAACATGGCATATCCAGCGAGGAACGCCTTTAGAGGTACTTCAGGAGTTAGGTGGATGGTCTGATTTTAAAATGGTAAAGCGTTATGCGCATTTTACCCATCAGCATCTACAGAAATATGTAAACAGGAACCCGACCAACGCCTCTACAAATATCCCTACACTAAGGAAATTTGGGCAATAA